The following DNA comes from Kitasatospora sp. NBC_01287.
GCGATGTGCCGGCGGCAGGTGCGCACCGACATGCCCAGGCGCCGGGCCACCACGTCGTCGGTCAGCCCCTCGGCCATCAGCCGGGCGATGGACTGGTGCAGGCTGTCGGTGGTGTCGGCGTAGCCGGGCTCGGTGGTGAACGGCGCCGCGCCCTCCCAGAGTTGGTTGAAGAGGTTGACCAGGTACTGGACCACGCCGCGGTCGCGGATCCGGCGCGCGGTCGGCTCCTCGTCGGGGCCGGGCAGGTTCACCATCACGGTGAGCGACTGGTCGAAGACCACGGCCGCCTGCGGGAGGTAGCTGAGGGTGCGGATCTCCGCGCCGTGCTCGATCAGCCGTCTGGCCTTGGCCCGGGAGGCGAACCCGGCCCGGCTGCGGTGCGGGCAGGCCACCTTGACGCTCACCCCGAGGTCCAGTGCCGCGTAGCAGGGGTCGAGCAGACTGTCGAGCAGCTCCTCGTCGTGGTGGCTGGGCCGCAGGATCAGCAGCTCCTTGCGGCAGGTCTCGCTGGCCAGTTTGAACAGGCCGCGGATCTCGGCGACCCCCTCGAAGCCGTCGATGCCGCCGACCGGCTCCGCCGTCCCGGTCTCCGGCCGGGTGATGGCGTCGATGCGGTCGCGCAGCCGGTCGGCGAGCTCCCGCCGCTCGTACATCGCGCGTTCGATGGGGGAGACGAGCGAGGCCGCCGCGGCCTCGGGCGCCACCGGGACCAGGCGGTCGCCGGCCGTGCGCAGCAGGCGCAGTTCGACGAGCCGGGTGATCGCGCCGAAGACCTGGGTCACCGGCAGGCCCAGGTGGGCCGCGGCAACCTCGAAGGAGGCGATCTCGCCGTGGCGCACGGCGAAGCGGTACACCTCGGTCTCCCGGTCGCCGGCACCCGGGCCGGGGACCAGTCGGGCGTAGGGGGTCTGATCGTTCACGACGAGCTGCGGACCGGTCGGTGAGACCTGGACCGTGGACATTGAGCCTCCCGAGGGCTGAACTCCTGATGTGCCTCAGTGCGGTTGACGGTGCCAGAGGGGCCCATCAAGCGGCTCTCGCCGGGCCACCGCCGGGCCACCGCCGAGCCACCACTCAGCCGCCACCGGGCCACCGCTCGCCACCGCCCGGCCGGTCCGACGCGGCCCGCTATCACGCCGCTATCACGCGGACCTCGAACGACCCTCGAACGGGCCTCGGGCGCGAGTGCGCGCGATAGCGGTTCGAGGGCGGGCCGAGCGCGCGGCGTGATGGACTCCGTGCGGTGCGGACCGGAACTCCGGTCCGCACACGGTGCGGTGACGAAGCCTCAGCCTACGGAGACCACCATGACGACGGACCTACCGGCCGCCTTCCGCAAGACCCTGCTGGCCCACCTCCCGTACGCGGAGGACGACGGGTTCGCCGCCACGGACGACCTCGCCGCGCTCGGCCTCAACTCGATGGGCGTGGTGCAGTTGCTGACCGACCTGGAGGAGCGGTTCGGTCTCGAACTGCCCGACGAGCTGATCACCGAGGAGACCTTCGAGACGGTCGGCTCGCTCTGGGCGGCGGTCGGTGGGCTCGTCGCCGCCGAGCGGTTCGCCGATGCGTGAGGCGCTCGGCCCCCGGCCCGTGCCGCCGGTCCGGCTGGACCAGCTGCTCGGTCGCGGCGCCCCCGACCGGCCGGCGGTGACCTTCAGGTCCGAGACGCTGAGCTACGCGGAGCTGTCCGACCGGGTGGCCCGGGTCGCCGCCGGGCTGCACGCGCTGGGCGTGCGGCGCGGTGACCGGGTGGTCGTCCACGCGGAGAAGCGGATCGAGACGGTGGTCGCCCTGCTGGCGATCGCCGCGGCCGGCGCGGTGCTGGTCCCGGTGAACCCGCTGTTCCGGACCCTCCAACTCGCCCATGTCGTCCAGGACTGCGCGCCGCGGGTGGTGATCACCACG
Coding sequences within:
- a CDS encoding phosphopantetheine-binding protein, translated to MTTDLPAAFRKTLLAHLPYAEDDGFAATDDLAALGLNSMGVVQLLTDLEERFGLELPDELITEETFETVGSLWAAVGGLVAAERFADA